One Candidatus Devosia phytovorans genomic window carries:
- a CDS encoding zinc ABC transporter substrate-binding protein, giving the protein MKLLAPISLLSMALLTSTAMAAPNVVASIKPVHSLVAAVMAGVGEPTLIVKGSASPHTYALRPSDAGALESADLVFWTGHGMELFLGDALDTLAGKAMVVELADAPGITLLPVREGGAFEAHSHGDEDHDHDHEGHDHAHEEGEGDMHFWLDPENAKLMVTQIATTLSEADPDNAAAYQANAEAESTRLDALETELTATLAPVADRPFVVFHDAYQYFEARFGLTLAGSVTVTPDVTPGAARIDELKAKVSTLGATCVFAEPNFEPTIIKAITEGTEAKSGVLDPEGGALEEGVELYPTLLRGLASSLVDCLG; this is encoded by the coding sequence ATGAAACTGCTCGCCCCCATCTCCCTGCTATCCATGGCCTTACTGACCTCGACCGCCATGGCTGCACCCAATGTCGTCGCTTCCATCAAGCCGGTGCATTCCCTCGTTGCTGCCGTCATGGCAGGCGTTGGCGAGCCCACCCTGATCGTCAAGGGCTCGGCCTCCCCCCATACTTATGCCCTGCGCCCCTCTGATGCCGGCGCGCTGGAAAGCGCCGACTTGGTGTTCTGGACCGGCCACGGCATGGAACTCTTCCTCGGCGATGCGCTCGACACCCTCGCCGGCAAGGCAATGGTGGTCGAACTCGCCGACGCTCCGGGCATCACGCTTCTTCCCGTCCGCGAAGGCGGCGCCTTCGAAGCCCATTCGCATGGCGATGAAGACCACGATCATGACCACGAGGGTCACGACCATGCCCATGAAGAGGGCGAAGGCGACATGCATTTCTGGCTCGATCCGGAAAATGCCAAGCTGATGGTGACCCAGATCGCCACGACGCTGTCCGAAGCTGATCCGGACAATGCCGCCGCCTATCAGGCCAATGCCGAGGCTGAAAGCACGAGGCTCGATGCGCTCGAAACCGAACTGACCGCGACCCTGGCGCCGGTGGCCGACAGGCCCTTCGTGGTCTTCCACGACGCCTATCAGTATTTCGAAGCCCGCTTCGGCCTGACGCTGGCCGGTTCGGTCACGGTGACCCCCGACGTCACCCCGGGCGCTGCCCGCATCGACGAACTCAAGGCGAAAGTGTCCACCCTCGGGGCCACCTGCGTCTTCGCCGAACCCAACTTCGAACCCACGATCATCAAGGCCATCACCGAAGGGACGGAGGCGAAGTCCGGCGTCCTCGATCCCGAAGGCGGGGCGCTGGAGGAAGGCGTGGAACTCTATCCCACCCTGCTGCGCGGGCTGGCCAGCAGTCTGGTCGATTGCCTGGGCTAA
- a CDS encoding metal ABC transporter permease codes for MFGDYFSRALIAGVGLAAVAGPLGCFVVWRRMAYFGDTMAHSALLGVALSILLSINMTLGVFAVAALVAGALIVLQKQATLSTDALLGILSHSTLAVGLVLVGFMTTVRIDLMGFLFGDILAVSVEDIAIIYGGGIAILAILILAWRPLLASTVSAELAEAEGLRPEASRLVLMILMASVIAIAMKLVGVLLITSLLIIPAATARRLSATPESMAAVSAVLGAIAVVGGLFGSRTWDTASGPSIVVMALLIFLVSLAVPVGRLFGRREVHGT; via the coding sequence ATGTTCGGTGACTATTTCTCCCGCGCGCTGATCGCCGGCGTGGGCCTCGCCGCCGTGGCCGGGCCGCTGGGCTGTTTCGTCGTCTGGCGGCGCATGGCCTATTTCGGCGACACCATGGCGCATTCGGCCCTGCTGGGCGTGGCGCTCTCCATCCTGCTGTCGATTAACATGACGCTGGGCGTCTTTGCCGTGGCGGCGCTCGTTGCCGGGGCGCTGATCGTGCTGCAGAAGCAGGCGACGCTGTCGACCGATGCGCTGCTCGGCATTCTCAGCCATTCGACGCTGGCCGTGGGCTTGGTGCTGGTCGGCTTCATGACCACCGTGCGCATCGACCTGATGGGGTTCCTGTTTGGCGACATTCTCGCGGTATCGGTGGAAGACATTGCCATCATCTATGGCGGCGGCATTGCCATCCTCGCCATCCTCATTCTCGCCTGGCGGCCGCTGCTGGCCTCCACTGTCAGCGCCGAACTGGCCGAGGCCGAGGGGCTGCGACCCGAAGCGAGCCGGCTGGTGCTGATGATCCTGATGGCTTCGGTCATCGCCATTGCCATGAAGCTGGTGGGCGTGCTGCTCATCACCTCGCTGCTGATCATCCCGGCGGCGACGGCGCGCCGGCTGAGTGCGACGCCAGAGAGCATGGCTGCTGTGTCCGCTGTGCTCGGCGCCATTGCCGTGGTGGGCGGCTTGTTCGGATCAAGAACGTGGGATACCGCTTCGGGACCATCGATTGTGGTGATGGCACTGCTTATATTCCTTGTGTCACTGGCAGTACCCGTGGGCAGATTGTTCGGCAGGAGAGAAGTGCATGGCACATAG
- a CDS encoding CbtA family protein — protein sequence MIRNLFAAALLAALCAGLVTAAIQHFRVTPIILHAETFEGEGGHSHGEAAVVGHDHAEGTAEHSHDVVAAVEAEEWAPQDGFERTAYTTLATVLAAAGFALVIGAVSMFANIPVTFANGFLWGIAGFLTFSLAPAYGLAPELPGMPAADLFARQIWWVGTALATGGACLLLAKTRAGWAFAVAAALVIAPHIIGAPVAPDEPSGVPAHLATEFAAITLGTSFVFWLLLGTLFGKFSDVLATRSTTISHGAPA from the coding sequence ATGATCCGCAATCTGTTTGCCGCTGCGCTTCTCGCAGCCCTTTGTGCTGGCCTGGTCACGGCCGCGATCCAGCATTTCCGCGTCACCCCGATCATCCTCCATGCCGAAACCTTCGAAGGTGAAGGCGGCCACAGCCACGGCGAGGCAGCCGTCGTCGGGCACGACCATGCCGAAGGCACCGCCGAGCACAGCCACGACGTCGTCGCAGCCGTCGAAGCCGAGGAATGGGCGCCACAGGATGGCTTCGAGCGCACCGCCTACACAACGCTGGCCACCGTGCTCGCCGCCGCCGGCTTTGCCCTGGTCATCGGCGCTGTTTCGATGTTCGCCAATATCCCGGTGACCTTCGCCAATGGCTTCCTCTGGGGTATTGCCGGCTTCCTGACTTTCTCGCTGGCCCCCGCCTATGGCCTCGCACCCGAACTGCCCGGCATGCCGGCGGCCGATCTCTTCGCCCGCCAGATCTGGTGGGTCGGCACGGCGCTGGCCACCGGCGGCGCTTGCCTCCTGCTCGCGAAAACTCGCGCCGGCTGGGCCTTTGCCGTCGCCGCTGCGCTGGTGATTGCCCCCCATATCATCGGTGCGCCCGTTGCGCCTGACGAGCCGAGCGGCGTTCCCGCCCATCTGGCGACAGAATTTGCCGCCATTACCCTCGGCACAAGCTTTGTCTTCTGGTTGCTGCTCGGCACCCTGTTCGGCAAGTTCAGCGATGTCCTCGCTACCCGCAGCACCACCATCTCCCACGGAGCCCCCGCATGA
- a CDS encoding DUF2164 domain-containing protein: MKPIKFSKEETKAIVGEIQDYFRNELDQDIGAIPAEMLMQFFADKMGAYYYNRGLYDAQGVLKDRMDSLHDDLYALEQRTKHLR; the protein is encoded by the coding sequence ATGAAGCCAATCAAGTTCAGCAAGGAAGAGACCAAGGCGATCGTGGGCGAGATCCAGGATTACTTCCGCAATGAGCTCGACCAGGATATCGGCGCCATACCGGCCGAGATGCTGATGCAATTCTTTGCCGACAAGATGGGCGCCTATTACTACAACCGCGGGCTGTATGACGCGCAGGGCGTGCTCAAGGATCGCATGGACAGCCTGCATGACGATCTCTACGCGCTCGAACAGCGAACCAAGCACCTACGCTAA
- the cobW gene encoding cobalamin biosynthesis protein CobW, protein MTTKIPTTVITGFLGAGKTTLVRHLLAHAPKGKRIALIINEFGDLGVDKDILAGCGDETCREEDMVELSNGCICCTVADEFIPTMQALLARPEKFDHIVIETSGLALPQPLIRAFNWPEIKAQVTIDGVVTVADASALAEGRFASDEAAVDAQRRQDEMLDHETPLGELFEDQLSVADLVIINKADLVDATTLADVERNVRAELRPGVGVLHARNGHVDITALLGLGMGSEDDIANRPSHHELEHGGETHEHDDFDSFSLKIAGVESKDHLLATIEQTIRDHDVLRLKGFAAIPGAAARLAIQAVGPRVTAYFDRPWKEGEARETALVVIGESPLDHAAIRASLQRAKVAA, encoded by the coding sequence ATGACCACGAAAATCCCGACCACCGTCATCACGGGCTTCCTCGGCGCCGGCAAGACCACGCTGGTGCGGCACCTGCTGGCCCATGCTCCCAAGGGCAAGCGCATCGCGCTGATCATCAACGAATTCGGTGATCTCGGCGTCGACAAGGACATTCTCGCCGGCTGTGGCGACGAGACCTGCCGCGAAGAGGATATGGTCGAGCTCTCTAATGGCTGCATCTGCTGCACCGTGGCTGATGAATTCATTCCCACCATGCAGGCCCTGCTGGCCCGCCCGGAAAAGTTCGATCACATCGTCATCGAGACCTCCGGTCTCGCCCTGCCGCAGCCGCTGATCCGCGCCTTCAACTGGCCCGAGATCAAGGCCCAGGTCACCATCGACGGCGTGGTGACCGTGGCCGATGCCTCGGCACTGGCTGAAGGCCGCTTCGCCAGTGATGAAGCCGCCGTCGACGCCCAGCGCCGCCAGGATGAAATGCTCGACCACGAAACCCCGCTGGGCGAGCTGTTCGAAGACCAGCTTTCGGTCGCCGATCTCGTTATCATCAACAAGGCCGATCTGGTCGATGCGACGACGCTGGCCGATGTCGAGCGCAATGTCCGCGCCGAACTCCGCCCCGGCGTTGGCGTGCTGCATGCCCGCAATGGCCATGTCGATATCACGGCGCTGCTGGGCCTGGGCATGGGCAGCGAGGACGACATTGCCAATCGTCCCAGCCACCACGAACTGGAGCATGGCGGCGAGACCCACGAGCATGATGACTTCGACAGTTTCTCGCTCAAGATCGCCGGCGTGGAGAGCAAGGACCACCTGCTCGCCACCATCGAGCAGACCATCCGCGATCATGATGTGCTGCGTTTGAAGGGCTTTGCTGCCATTCCCGGCGCCGCAGCCCGCCTCGCCATCCAGGCCGTTGGCCCCCGCGTCACCGCCTATTTCGACCGCCCCTGGAAAGAAGGCGAAGCCCGCGAAACCGCGCTTGTGGTCATCGGTGAAAGCCCGCTCGACCACGCTGCCATCAGGGCCAGCCTGCAGCGCGCCAAGGTCGCTGCCTGA
- a CDS encoding Fur family transcriptional regulator translates to MAHSHDIPSDLTRNQGLVLGALNHSEAPLSAYDILDKLRGDGLRAPLQIYRALDKLVERGLAHRLESLNAFVACADEHCHRKGLIAFAICEGCGKVDEFADAVIEERLGNWARQTGFKVERTTMEIRGRCGACLAAAA, encoded by the coding sequence ATGGCACATAGTCACGACATTCCGAGCGACCTGACGCGCAACCAGGGTCTGGTGCTGGGGGCGCTGAACCATTCCGAGGCGCCGCTCAGCGCCTATGACATTCTCGACAAGCTGCGTGGCGATGGTCTGCGCGCCCCGCTGCAGATCTATCGCGCCCTCGACAAGCTGGTGGAACGCGGCCTGGCGCATCGGCTGGAATCGCTCAATGCCTTCGTCGCCTGTGCCGACGAGCATTGCCACCGCAAGGGGTTGATCGCCTTTGCCATCTGCGAAGGTTGCGGCAAGGTCGATGAATTTGCCGACGCGGTGATCGAGGAGCGGCTTGGAAACTGGGCCAGGCAGACCGGTTTCAAGGTCGAGCGGACGACGATGGAAATTCGTGGTCGGTGTGGAGCTTGTTTGGCGGCTGCCGCTTAG
- a CDS encoding CbtB-domain containing protein, with the protein MNTTTTTATGLYSLSLSQRLVAGVLALMLGLTLLVGTGFAGDFRLHNGAHDTRHAMGFPCH; encoded by the coding sequence ATGAATACAACGACGACCACGGCCACTGGCCTTTATTCCCTGTCTCTTTCCCAGCGTCTCGTCGCTGGTGTCTTGGCGCTCATGCTGGGTCTGACCCTCTTGGTCGGCACCGGCTTTGCCGGCGATTTCCGCCTGCACAATGGCGCCCACGACACCCGCCACGCCATGGGCTTCCCCTGCCACTAG
- a CDS encoding DMT family protein, producing the protein MGFNFATLAPIGLLIASNLFMTFAWYGHLKFPQTALWVVVFISWGIAFFEYWLAVPANRIGHAVYSGAELKTIQEVISLSVFVLFAVFYLGEKLTLNHGVGFGLIALGAFFVFKGPFK; encoded by the coding sequence TTGGGCTTCAACTTTGCCACGCTGGCGCCGATCGGCCTGCTGATCGCATCCAATCTGTTCATGACCTTTGCCTGGTATGGCCACCTCAAATTCCCCCAGACAGCGCTGTGGGTCGTGGTGTTCATCAGCTGGGGCATAGCGTTTTTCGAATATTGGCTGGCGGTGCCGGCCAATCGCATCGGACATGCCGTCTATTCAGGCGCCGAACTCAAGACCATCCAGGAGGTGATTTCTCTCTCGGTCTTCGTGCTGTTTGCCGTGTTTTACCTTGGCGAGAAGCTGACGCTGAACCATGGCGTGGGCTTCGGGCTGATCGCTCTCGGGGCTTTCTTCGTCTTCAAGGGCCCGTTCAAGTAG
- the cobN gene encoding cobaltochelatase subunit CobN — protein MHLLSAQAGAIQQEGEAIDLNQRPGALVFASSADSELAMLAGAADRAGEDELRLANTLRLSNNLSVDLWLEQTVAHARLVVLRLIGGAAYFQYGVDELTALCANRKIPLALLPGDANPDPILQARSTVHPGDWTRLHSLFIAGGPDNADTILRAFKALADERALSDLQPQPFARFGLWHPATGMTDEADLGALHQSGAANIPILFYRAALEGAGTATIETLIAELETRGLNPVPLLVSSLKEAPCIRFVQNALVAFPPSTILNLTGFALGVDGLEAKSNPFAGTDGPVIQLIQTGRSEAQWQADSQGLSAKDMAMFLVMPEVDGRVGGLIVGHKSDAVWHERCQVPLTSYAPDHSGINRAVTLAQNWSRLRATPRADRKVAVVLANYPIRDGRLANGVGYDAPESTVRMLQALDGAGYSLSSPHGEVGAQRPSNHEGVPQDSAALIAALQSGPTNADPARGTSPAQLTLARYRTLFATLPQQIRDEVTARWGDAATDPFVRKDTFHLPALIFGNVAILLQPARGYQLDETLSYHDPALVPPHAYLAAYLWLRHDFGAHALIHNGKHGTLEWLPGKATALDAASYPDALWGQLPHLYPFIVNDPGEGTQAKRRTGAVIIDHLVPPLTRAETYGPLKDLEALLDEYYAASGMDRRRLADLKRRILDFTRDSRLDRDIGLPEDEMEALIKIDNFLCDLKEAQIRDGLHIFGQSPQGALARDLTVALARVPRGDGPGENSIIRALADDLKLGFDPLTAKLGEPWTGPAIANVRTIGDVVEHLETIAADLVTGTPPDPSWTATIAVLDTITTVIGPRLAASGPAEMAALLHGLDGKCIAPGPSGAPSRGRLDVLPTGRNFYSVDSRAVPTPTAWELGKKSAESLVLRHLQDHGHHLRAVALSVWGTANMRTGGDDIAQAMALIGARPVWDPGSLRVSGYEIIPLAKLGRPRVDVTLRISGFFRDAFPAQIALFDRAIRAVGALDEPADDNPIAATMRADAKGADDHAAGHRIFGSRPGTYGAGLNALIDSGNWSSKADLATQALDWGQYAYGAKSAGTPQRDRFAARLSDIDAVIHNQDNREHDLLDSDNYYQFEGGLAAAAETLTGRAPAAYHNDHSRPENPKIRTLEEEISHVMRSRVVNPKWLAGMQRHGYRGAFEIIATVDFMFAFAATTGAVKTHHFDLAFEAFVEDDATRDWLKSANAHGYAELLTKFDEARRRGLWIPRSNSIHAYFEDRR, from the coding sequence ATGCATCTCCTTTCCGCCCAGGCCGGCGCCATCCAGCAGGAGGGCGAGGCCATCGACCTCAACCAGCGCCCCGGAGCGCTGGTCTTTGCCTCGTCGGCCGACAGCGAACTGGCCATGCTGGCGGGCGCCGCCGATCGGGCAGGGGAGGATGAACTCCGCCTCGCCAACACCTTGCGCCTCTCCAATAATCTCTCGGTCGATCTTTGGCTGGAACAGACCGTGGCGCATGCGCGCCTCGTCGTCCTCCGGCTGATCGGCGGCGCCGCCTATTTCCAGTATGGCGTCGATGAACTGACCGCGCTCTGCGCCAACCGCAAAATCCCCCTGGCCCTGCTGCCCGGCGACGCCAATCCAGATCCGATCCTGCAGGCGCGCTCCACCGTGCATCCTGGCGACTGGACAAGGCTGCATAGCCTCTTCATCGCGGGTGGTCCGGACAATGCCGACACGATCCTGCGGGCGTTCAAGGCGCTGGCAGATGAGAGGGCTCTTTCCGACCTGCAACCCCAACCCTTCGCCCGCTTCGGCCTCTGGCATCCTGCGACCGGCATGACCGACGAGGCGGACCTGGGCGCCCTGCACCAGTCCGGTGCCGCCAACATCCCCATTCTTTTCTACCGCGCCGCGCTCGAAGGCGCTGGCACGGCGACGATCGAAACCCTGATCGCCGAACTCGAAACGCGCGGCCTCAACCCTGTCCCGCTGCTCGTCTCCTCGCTCAAGGAGGCGCCCTGCATCCGTTTCGTGCAGAATGCTTTGGTCGCCTTCCCGCCCTCCACCATCCTCAATCTCACTGGTTTCGCCCTCGGCGTGGATGGGCTTGAGGCCAAATCCAATCCCTTCGCCGGTACTGACGGCCCTGTCATCCAGCTGATCCAGACCGGTCGGTCCGAAGCGCAATGGCAGGCCGACAGCCAGGGCCTCAGCGCAAAAGACATGGCGATGTTCCTCGTCATGCCCGAGGTTGACGGGCGAGTAGGCGGCCTGATCGTCGGCCACAAGTCCGACGCCGTCTGGCATGAACGCTGCCAGGTCCCGCTCACCAGCTACGCCCCCGACCATTCCGGCATTAACCGCGCCGTCACCCTGGCCCAGAACTGGTCGCGCCTCCGCGCCACCCCGCGGGCCGACCGCAAGGTGGCAGTGGTCCTCGCCAACTATCCCATCCGCGACGGTCGCCTCGCCAATGGCGTTGGCTATGACGCCCCGGAATCGACGGTGCGCATGCTGCAGGCGCTGGACGGCGCTGGCTATTCTCTCAGTAGCCCTCATGGTGAGGTGGGCGCGCAGCGCCCCTCGAACCACGAGGGCGTGCCACAGGACTCCGCCGCCCTCATCGCTGCCCTGCAATCCGGCCCAACCAATGCCGATCCCGCCCGAGGCACCTCACCGGCCCAGCTGACCCTCGCCCGCTACCGCACACTTTTCGCCACCCTGCCGCAGCAGATCCGCGACGAGGTGACCGCCCGCTGGGGCGACGCTGCGACCGATCCCTTCGTCCGCAAAGACACTTTCCATCTGCCTGCGCTGATCTTCGGCAATGTCGCCATCCTCCTGCAGCCCGCGCGCGGCTACCAGCTCGACGAGACGCTGAGCTATCACGATCCGGCGCTGGTGCCACCGCATGCCTATCTCGCGGCCTATCTCTGGCTGCGCCACGACTTCGGCGCGCATGCCCTGATCCACAATGGCAAGCACGGCACGCTTGAATGGCTGCCCGGCAAGGCGACGGCTCTGGACGCGGCCAGCTATCCCGACGCGCTCTGGGGCCAGCTGCCGCATCTTTATCCCTTCATCGTCAATGATCCGGGCGAGGGCACACAGGCCAAGCGCCGCACCGGCGCCGTCATCATCGACCATCTCGTGCCCCCGCTGACCCGCGCCGAAACCTATGGTCCGCTGAAGGACCTCGAGGCCCTGCTCGACGAATATTACGCCGCCTCCGGCATGGACCGCCGCCGTCTCGCCGACCTCAAGCGCCGCATCCTCGACTTCACCCGCGACAGCCGTCTCGACCGCGATATCGGCCTGCCCGAAGACGAGATGGAAGCGCTGATCAAGATCGACAACTTCCTCTGCGACCTCAAGGAAGCCCAGATCCGCGATGGCCTGCACATTTTCGGCCAGTCGCCGCAGGGTGCGCTTGCCCGCGATCTCACCGTCGCGCTAGCCCGCGTGCCGCGTGGCGATGGCCCTGGCGAAAACTCCATCATCCGGGCCTTGGCCGACGACCTCAAGCTCGGCTTCGATCCGCTGACTGCGAAGCTTGGAGAGCCCTGGACCGGTCCCGCGATCGCCAATGTCCGTACCATCGGCGACGTGGTCGAACATCTCGAAACCATCGCCGCTGATCTCGTTACCGGCACACCGCCCGATCCATCCTGGACCGCCACCATCGCCGTCCTCGACACCATCACCACCGTCATCGGCCCACGCCTGGCCGCCTCCGGCCCCGCCGAAATGGCGGCGCTGCTCCATGGCCTCGACGGCAAGTGCATCGCCCCCGGCCCCTCCGGCGCGCCCTCGCGCGGACGGCTCGACGTGCTGCCCACCGGGCGTAATTTCTACTCGGTCGACAGCCGCGCCGTCCCCACGCCAACCGCCTGGGAACTCGGCAAAAAATCCGCCGAAAGCCTGGTCCTCCGTCACCTGCAGGATCACGGCCATCACCTCCGCGCGGTGGCCCTCTCCGTCTGGGGCACGGCCAACATGCGGACCGGTGGCGACGATATCGCCCAGGCCATGGCGCTGATTGGCGCCAGGCCCGTCTGGGATCCCGGCTCGCTGCGCGTCTCGGGCTACGAAATCATCCCGCTGGCAAAGCTCGGCCGCCCGCGCGTCGACGTCACCCTGCGCATCTCGGGCTTTTTCCGCGACGCCTTCCCCGCCCAGATCGCCCTGTTCGACCGCGCCATCCGCGCCGTGGGCGCACTCGACGAACCCGCCGACGACAATCCCATCGCCGCCACCATGCGCGCCGATGCCAAGGGCGCCGATGATCACGCTGCGGGCCATCGCATTTTCGGCAGCAGGCCCGGCACCTATGGCGCCGGCCTCAACGCCCTGATCGATTCCGGCAACTGGTCCAGCAAGGCCGATCTTGCCACCCAGGCCCTCGACTGGGGCCAATATGCCTATGGCGCCAAAAGTGCCGGCACGCCGCAGCGCGACCGCTTCGCCGCACGTCTCTCCGACATCGACGCCGTCATCCACAACCAGGACAACCGTGAGCACGACCTGCTCGACTCGGACAATTACTACCAGTTCGAGGGTGGCCTCGCCGCCGCCGCCGAAACCCTGACCGGCCGCGCGCCAGCCGCCTATCACAACGACCATTCCCGTCCAGAAAATCCCAAAATCCGCACGCTGGAAGAGGAAATCTCCCACGTGATGCGCTCTCGCGTAGTCAATCCGAAGTGGCTCGCCGGCATGCAGCGCCATGGCTATCGCGGCGCCTTCGAGATCATCGCCACGGTGGATTTCATGTTCGCCTTCGCCGCCACCACCGGCGCGGTCAAAACTCACCACTTCGACCTCGCCTTCGAGGCCTTCGTGGAAGACGACGCCACCCGCGACTGGCTGAAATCGGCCAATGCCCATGGCTATGCCGAATTGCTGACAAAGTTCGACGAAGCCCGCCGCCGTGGCCTCTGGATCCCGCGCTCAAACTCCATCCATGCCTATTTCGAGGACCGCAGATGA
- the znuC gene encoding zinc ABC transporter ATP-binding protein ZnuC → MNALVPRETLITLSNAGVARGRRTLVSGVDLTIARGEIVTLIGPNGSGKSTTAKMATGVLKPTTGTVTRKPGLRIGYVPQKLTIDWTLPLTVERLMTLTGRYSPAEIDAALEAVGARRLLKAAVQELSGGEFQRVLFARAMIRKPDLLVLDEPVQGVDFSGEVALYDLVRQIRDTTQSGILMISHDLHVVMAETDTVICLNGHVCCRGTPSMVKRSPEYLKLFGERAASTLAIYQHHHDHEHHDDGCVTPEGAAHKHDHDHHDHAGHDHVR, encoded by the coding sequence ATGAATGCACTTGTACCAAGGGAAACGCTGATCACGCTAAGCAATGCGGGCGTGGCGCGCGGCCGCCGCACGCTGGTGAGCGGGGTCGACCTGACCATTGCGCGCGGCGAGATCGTGACGCTGATCGGCCCCAATGGCTCGGGCAAGAGCACCACGGCCAAGATGGCCACGGGTGTGCTCAAGCCCACGACGGGCACGGTGACGCGCAAACCGGGCCTGCGGATCGGCTATGTGCCGCAAAAGCTCACCATTGACTGGACGCTGCCACTGACCGTCGAACGGCTGATGACGCTGACTGGGCGCTATTCGCCCGCCGAGATCGACGCGGCGCTGGAAGCCGTGGGCGCCAGGCGGCTGCTCAAAGCGGCGGTGCAGGAACTGTCCGGCGGGGAATTCCAGCGCGTGCTGTTTGCCCGGGCGATGATCCGCAAGCCGGATCTGCTGGTGCTGGATGAGCCGGTGCAGGGCGTTGATTTTTCCGGCGAAGTGGCGCTCTACGACCTGGTTCGGCAGATTCGCGATACCACGCAAAGCGGTATCCTGATGATCAGCCACGACCTGCATGTGGTGATGGCCGAAACCGATACGGTGATCTGCCTCAATGGCCATGTCTGCTGCCGCGGTACGCCGTCCATGGTCAAGCGCAGCCCGGAGTATCTCAAGCTTTTCGGTGAGCGCGCCGCCAGCACCCTGGCGATCTATCAGCATCATCATGATCACGAACATCACGACGATGGCTGCGTCACGCCCGAAGGGGCGGCGCACAAGCATGATCATGATCATCACGACCACGCGGGGCATGACCATGTTCGGTGA
- the aztD gene encoding zinc metallochaperone AztD: MPSRFLLPLLAATSLTCPAFADDHATAWRLFIADHAAPTVTALDLETGDTLDTFTLAGPASLYTTDGAVFAVQGSANQVAAIDSGIALEDHGDHGDIAITEPRLIEATLAGEKPAHFVEHGGKVALFHDGSGKVDLFSAHDWVHRGEVATTQVDSGTAHHGVAVPWGDYTLVSSANADDEKKPRIGLNVLDKAGNLVGETHACPDLHGEATSGNLVIIGCSDGVLIASGSGEPRIEKITYDGLPDGKSTTFLGGVGMQYFLGNYGADRVAIIDPAEDKAFRLVDLPTRRMHFAVDPAQPKFAYIFTEDGKLNQLDVIAGEITHSLAVTEPYSMDGDWALPRPRIAVAGDLVAVTDPNEGKVHLIDVESFAETGTLDVNGAPFNIVAVGGSGAVH; encoded by the coding sequence ATGCCGTCCCGTTTCCTGCTGCCGCTTCTCGCTGCCACCTCCCTCACTTGCCCCGCCTTCGCCGATGACCACGCCACCGCTTGGCGCCTGTTCATTGCCGATCATGCCGCCCCGACCGTCACCGCGCTCGATCTCGAAACCGGCGACACGCTCGATACCTTCACCCTCGCGGGCCCTGCCTCGCTTTACACGACCGACGGCGCCGTCTTCGCCGTGCAGGGCTCGGCCAATCAGGTTGCCGCCATCGACAGCGGCATCGCGCTCGAAGACCATGGCGACCACGGCGATATTGCCATCACCGAACCCAGGCTGATCGAAGCGACGCTGGCCGGCGAAAAGCCGGCCCACTTTGTGGAACATGGCGGCAAGGTTGCGCTGTTCCACGACGGGTCGGGCAAGGTCGACCTGTTCAGCGCCCATGACTGGGTGCATCGTGGCGAAGTGGCCACCACGCAGGTCGACAGCGGCACCGCCCACCATGGCGTTGCCGTGCCATGGGGCGACTATACGCTGGTGTCATCAGCCAATGCCGATGACGAAAAGAAGCCGCGCATCGGCCTCAACGTGCTGGACAAGGCCGGCAATCTGGTCGGCGAAACCCACGCCTGCCCGGACCTGCATGGCGAAGCCACCTCTGGCAATCTGGTCATCATCGGCTGCAGCGACGGCGTTCTCATTGCCTCCGGCTCCGGCGAACCCAGGATCGAAAAGATCACCTACGACGGGCTGCCCGATGGCAAGTCCACCACTTTCCTCGGCGGCGTCGGCATGCAGTATTTCCTCGGCAATTATGGGGCCGACAGGGTCGCCATCATCGATCCGGCCGAAGACAAGGCCTTCCGCCTCGTCGATCTGCCGACGCGTCGCATGCATTTCGCCGTCGATCCGGCCCAGCCCAAGTTCGCCTACATCTTCACCGAGGACGGCAAGCTCAACCAGCTCGATGTGATCGCGGGTGAGATCACGCACTCGCTCGCCGTCACCGAACCCTATTCCATGGACGGCGACTGGGCCCTGCCGCGCCCGCGCATCGCCGTGGCTGGCGACCTGGTGGCGGTGACCGACCCTAATGAGGGTAAGGTCCACCTGATCGACGTGGAAAGCTTTGCCGAGACGGGCACGCTGGATGTCAACGGCGCCCCCTTCAACATTGTCGCCGTTGGCGGCTCGGGCGCAGTGCACTGA